The proteins below are encoded in one region of Tessaracoccus aquimaris:
- the chvE gene encoding multiple monosaccharide ABC transporter substrate-binding protein gives MKLRKLAVAAAGLLLTLSMAACAGGGAGSGSTPAPTAGGGESKPAVAGGKVGVSMPTRTSERWIQDGNAVEKQLKEAGYEVSLQFANDDIPTQAQQIDQMITQGVKVLIIASIDGTALAPQLDAAAAKGIKVIAYDRLIRDSKNVDFYVSFDNFKVGVAQGESLIEGLKASGKPAPWNVELFAGSLDDNNAHFFFNGAMSVIQPMIDSGDIKIVSGQTSIDQAATLRWQQETAQKRMEDLLTANYQGGTKVDGVLSAYDGLSRGIITALQNNGYSGTVGAGFPVVTGQDAEIASVKLIQDGIQYSTIFKDTRLLAAQAVKSATDLLEGKEPEANNTKDYDNGVKVVPSYLLDVVTVTKANITEALVDSGYWTQAQIDKGVA, from the coding sequence ATGAAGCTTCGCAAGCTTGCAGTGGCCGCAGCCGGCCTGCTGCTGACGCTGTCGATGGCCGCGTGCGCCGGCGGCGGCGCCGGCTCCGGCAGCACCCCTGCCCCCACCGCCGGTGGCGGCGAGTCCAAGCCCGCTGTGGCAGGCGGCAAGGTCGGCGTGTCGATGCCGACCCGCACGTCCGAGCGCTGGATCCAGGACGGCAACGCCGTCGAGAAGCAGCTCAAGGAGGCCGGCTACGAGGTCTCGCTGCAGTTCGCCAACGACGACATCCCGACCCAGGCGCAGCAGATCGACCAGATGATCACCCAGGGCGTCAAGGTCCTGATCATCGCCTCGATCGACGGCACGGCCCTCGCCCCGCAGCTCGACGCGGCCGCCGCCAAGGGCATCAAGGTCATCGCGTACGACCGCCTGATCCGCGACTCCAAGAACGTCGACTTCTACGTCTCCTTCGACAACTTCAAGGTCGGCGTCGCCCAGGGCGAGTCCCTCATCGAGGGCCTCAAGGCCAGCGGCAAGCCCGCCCCGTGGAACGTCGAGCTGTTCGCAGGCTCCCTCGACGACAACAACGCACACTTCTTCTTCAACGGCGCGATGTCGGTCATCCAGCCGATGATCGACAGCGGCGACATCAAGATCGTTTCGGGCCAGACCTCGATCGACCAGGCCGCGACGCTGCGTTGGCAGCAGGAGACCGCGCAGAAGCGCATGGAGGACCTGCTGACGGCCAACTACCAGGGCGGCACCAAGGTTGACGGCGTGCTGTCGGCCTACGACGGCCTGTCCCGCGGCATCATCACCGCCCTGCAGAACAACGGCTACTCCGGCACCGTCGGCGCCGGCTTCCCCGTCGTGACCGGCCAGGACGCCGAGATCGCCTCCGTCAAGCTGATCCAGGACGGCATCCAGTACTCGACGATCTTCAAGGACACCCGTCTCCTGGCCGCGCAGGCCGTGAAGTCGGCGACCGACCTGCTCGAGGGCAAGGAGCCCGAGGCCAACAACACCAAGGACTACGACAACGGCGTGAAGGTCGTTCCCTCGTACCTCCTGGACGTGGTCACGGTCACCAAGGCAAACATCACCGAGGCGCTGGTCGACAGCGGCTACTGGACCCAGGCGCAGATCGACAAGGGCGTCGCCTGA
- the mmsA gene encoding multiple monosaccharide ABC transporter ATP-binding protein: protein MAKLLRMENITKTFPGVKALSNVNLEVEEGEIHAICGENGAGKSTLMKVLSGVYPMGTYEGDIVFEDRVCSFSNINDSEKAGIVIIHQELALVPLLSIAENIFLGNEQVESGRINWNRTNHEAAKLLARVGLDENPVTPINQIGVGKQQLVEIAKALSKEVKLLILDEPTAALNDTDSAHLLELLRQLKAEGITSIMISHKLNEIVAIADSTTVIRDGSTIETLERGPEMTQERIIRGMVGRDLDSLFPDHTPNIGEEIMRVEDWTVMHPTVAGRKVADSASFDVRAGEIVGIAGLMGAGRTELAMSIFGESYGRKIGGQLYLHGQPVHLRSVDAAIDAGLAYATEDRKRYGLNLIDDIRHNISAASLKKISNGATVVNSNEEIKVAESFRKSMRIKTPTVMNIVGQLSGGNQQKVVLSKWMMTEPDVLILDEPTRGIDVGAKYEIYTIINALADAGKAVVVISSELPELLGICDRIFTLAFGRITGQFTREEANQENLMKLMTKEREVA, encoded by the coding sequence ATGGCCAAGCTTCTCCGGATGGAGAACATCACCAAGACATTCCCCGGCGTCAAGGCACTCTCCAACGTCAACCTCGAGGTGGAGGAGGGCGAGATCCACGCCATCTGCGGCGAGAACGGCGCAGGCAAGTCGACGCTGATGAAGGTGCTCTCGGGCGTCTACCCGATGGGCACCTACGAGGGCGACATCGTCTTCGAAGACCGGGTCTGCAGCTTCTCCAACATCAATGACTCGGAGAAGGCAGGCATCGTCATCATCCACCAGGAGTTGGCGCTGGTGCCGCTGCTCTCGATCGCCGAGAACATCTTCCTCGGCAACGAGCAGGTCGAGTCCGGGCGGATCAACTGGAACCGGACCAACCACGAGGCGGCGAAGCTGCTTGCCCGGGTCGGCCTTGACGAGAATCCCGTCACCCCGATCAACCAGATCGGCGTCGGAAAGCAGCAGTTGGTCGAGATCGCCAAGGCGCTCTCCAAGGAGGTCAAGCTCCTGATCCTCGACGAGCCGACGGCAGCCCTCAACGACACCGACTCCGCGCACCTGCTCGAACTGCTCCGGCAGCTCAAGGCGGAGGGCATCACGTCCATCATGATCTCGCACAAGCTGAACGAGATCGTCGCCATCGCCGACTCCACCACCGTCATCCGAGACGGCTCGACCATCGAGACCCTCGAGCGCGGGCCGGAGATGACCCAGGAACGGATCATCCGCGGCATGGTCGGACGCGACCTCGACAGCCTCTTCCCCGATCACACGCCCAACATCGGCGAGGAGATCATGCGGGTCGAGGACTGGACGGTCATGCACCCGACCGTTGCGGGACGCAAGGTGGCCGACAGCGCCAGCTTCGACGTCCGCGCCGGCGAGATCGTCGGCATCGCAGGCCTGATGGGCGCTGGTCGCACCGAGCTCGCCATGAGCATCTTCGGGGAGTCCTACGGTCGCAAGATCGGCGGACAGCTCTACCTGCACGGCCAGCCGGTCCATCTGAGGTCCGTCGACGCCGCCATCGACGCGGGGCTTGCCTACGCCACCGAGGACCGCAAGCGCTACGGGCTGAACCTGATCGACGACATCCGGCACAACATCTCGGCCGCATCGCTGAAGAAGATCTCCAATGGCGCGACCGTCGTCAACTCCAATGAGGAGATCAAGGTCGCAGAGAGCTTCCGCAAGTCGATGCGGATCAAGACCCCGACGGTGATGAACATCGTCGGACAACTCTCGGGCGGCAACCAGCAGAAGGTCGTGCTTTCCAAGTGGATGATGACCGAGCCTGACGTCCTGATCCTCGACGAGCCGACCCGCGGCATCGACGTCGGCGCCAAGTACGAGATCTACACCATCATCAACGCGCTCGCCGACGCCGGAAAGGCCGTCGTGGTGATCTCCTCGGAGCTCCCCGAACTGCTGGGCATCTGCGACCGCATTTTCACGCTGGCCTTCGGCCGCATCACCGGCCAATTCACCCGCGAAGAGGCCAATCAGGAGAACCTCATGAAGCTCATGACCAAGGAAAGGGAGGTCGCGTGA
- the mmsB gene encoding multiple monosaccharide ABC transporter permease — MAALKDMFTKNLRQSGILIAFVAITLLFTILTKGVLLDPQNVTNIVLQYSYILILAIGMLFVIVIGHIDLSVGSVMALVGAIAATMIIKAGMPWWLAVIAGIGVGLLIGAWQGFWVAYVGIPGFIVTLSGMLLFRGMTFLVLDSVSLSPMTPEYQAIATGFLNGLLGGMGFDLFTMVVGALAVVGYAWSQWRTRMARIKYEQQVESMALFIVKLVLIAAVVLFFAWKLATSRGFPIVLFILAALILIYGYVSKNTIYGRHVFAIGGNLNAALLSGVKVKRTLFMAYVNMGLLAGIAGIVYSSRSNGAQPAAGNGIELDAIAACFIGGAAVTGGVGTVGGAMVGGLVMAVMTNGMQLMGVPTSIQQIVKGLVLLLAVAFDIWNKRRAAAAKA; from the coding sequence ATGGCCGCCCTCAAGGACATGTTCACCAAGAACCTGCGACAGAGCGGCATCCTGATCGCCTTCGTCGCCATCACCCTGCTGTTCACGATCCTGACCAAGGGCGTCCTCCTGGACCCCCAGAACGTCACCAACATCGTGCTGCAGTACTCCTACATCCTGATCCTCGCGATCGGCATGCTCTTCGTCATCGTCATCGGGCACATCGACCTGTCGGTCGGCTCGGTGATGGCCCTCGTCGGTGCCATCGCCGCGACCATGATCATCAAGGCAGGCATGCCGTGGTGGCTTGCCGTCATCGCCGGCATCGGCGTCGGCCTCCTGATCGGCGCATGGCAGGGCTTCTGGGTGGCCTACGTCGGCATCCCCGGCTTCATCGTGACGCTGTCGGGCATGCTCCTGTTCCGCGGCATGACGTTCCTGGTGCTCGACTCGGTGTCGCTTTCCCCCATGACGCCGGAGTACCAGGCGATCGCGACAGGCTTCCTCAACGGACTGTTGGGAGGCATGGGCTTCGACCTGTTCACCATGGTCGTCGGCGCCCTCGCCGTGGTCGGCTACGCCTGGTCGCAGTGGCGCACCCGGATGGCCCGCATCAAGTACGAGCAGCAGGTCGAGTCGATGGCGCTGTTCATCGTCAAGCTGGTCCTGATCGCGGCCGTCGTGCTGTTCTTCGCCTGGAAGCTGGCCACCTCACGCGGCTTCCCGATCGTGCTGTTCATCCTCGCCGCGCTGATCCTGATCTACGGCTACGTGTCGAAGAACACCATCTACGGTCGCCACGTCTTCGCCATCGGTGGCAACCTCAACGCCGCGCTGCTCTCGGGCGTCAAGGTGAAGAGGACGCTGTTCATGGCCTACGTGAACATGGGCCTGCTCGCGGGCATCGCGGGCATCGTCTACTCGTCGCGCTCGAACGGCGCCCAGCCCGCTGCGGGTAACGGCATCGAACTCGACGCCATCGCGGCCTGTTTCATCGGTGGCGCGGCCGTCACCGGCGGCGTCGGCACGGTCGGCGGCGCCATGGTCGGTGGCCTCGTGATGGCCGTGATGACCAACGGCATGCAGTTGATGGGCGTTCCGACGTCGATCCAGCAGATCGTCAAGGGCCTCGTGCTGCTGCTCGCAGTCGCCTTCGACATCTGGAACAAGCGGAGGGCCGCGGCCGCCAAGGCCTGA
- a CDS encoding alpha/beta fold hydrolase: MQQWMYRIEGLEVQVVASDAAEDEQTFVLVHGIGVAASYFEPLARELRSRGRVVAVNLPGFGPTKDPDHAVRISQFARVAREAVARSGVETAVWVGHSMGTQVVTEAVAQDPKIATRVVLLSPVVNIRERRPRTLAWRFARSAARESVPSAAASVKALLGGGLRSFVRTFPIMVAYPIEERIRAVPNDVLLVTGELDETAPRDWLDYLGQRAGGSAEVQVVPHASHQAMFTRPDVVAGLICGDAGA, from the coding sequence GTGCAGCAATGGATGTATCGGATCGAAGGGCTCGAGGTGCAGGTCGTCGCGTCCGACGCCGCCGAGGATGAGCAGACGTTCGTGCTTGTGCATGGCATCGGCGTGGCCGCCTCGTACTTCGAACCGCTGGCCCGCGAACTCCGCTCCCGCGGCCGGGTGGTCGCCGTCAACCTGCCTGGCTTCGGGCCGACCAAGGACCCCGACCACGCGGTGCGGATCTCCCAGTTCGCGCGGGTGGCGCGGGAGGCGGTCGCCCGCAGCGGCGTTGAGACCGCCGTGTGGGTGGGCCACTCGATGGGAACCCAGGTCGTCACGGAGGCCGTCGCCCAGGACCCGAAGATCGCCACCCGGGTCGTCCTGCTCTCCCCCGTCGTCAACATCCGGGAGCGCCGCCCACGCACCCTCGCATGGCGGTTCGCCCGCTCGGCGGCGCGCGAGTCGGTCCCTTCCGCCGCGGCGTCGGTGAAGGCCCTGCTTGGCGGCGGGCTGCGCTCCTTCGTGCGGACCTTCCCGATCATGGTCGCCTACCCCATCGAGGAGCGGATCCGCGCCGTCCCGAACGACGTGCTGCTGGTCACCGGCGAACTGGACGAGACGGCGCCGCGCGACTGGCTGGACTACCTGGGGCAGCGGGCCGGGGGCAGCGCCGAGGTGCAGGTCGTGCCGCACGCCTCGCACCAGGCGATGTTCACCAGGCCCGACGTGGTGGCCGGCCTGATCTGCGGGGATGCCGGTGCGTGA
- a CDS encoding esterase/lipase family protein — protein MREGIARLASFARDWTIGLSDLARAILPGRRPARPGHGGECAAIPVVVLPGILENPRYLSPFTTWLAAAGHPVTTVASLGWNVSGLATSVDRVFDEVGGMGLRDAVLVAHSKGGLIGKAMLRDPRSQGMLIGMVAVATPFSGSVLWERAQATAAVRRSPLGLFHPASAELAGLAVDGSVNARIVSLQPSFDQVVPKGSHLEGAVNEMLPVGGHFRSVRDPASWAVIHAHVDRLGATRS, from the coding sequence GTGCGTGAGGGCATCGCCCGCCTCGCGTCGTTCGCCAGGGACTGGACGATCGGGCTGAGCGACCTGGCCCGTGCGATCCTCCCAGGCCGCAGACCCGCCCGCCCCGGACACGGCGGTGAGTGCGCCGCCATCCCCGTCGTGGTGCTGCCGGGCATCCTCGAGAATCCGCGCTACCTGAGCCCGTTCACGACGTGGCTCGCGGCCGCCGGGCACCCGGTCACGACGGTGGCATCACTCGGCTGGAACGTGTCTGGGCTCGCGACCTCCGTCGACCGGGTGTTCGACGAGGTCGGCGGGATGGGCCTGCGCGACGCCGTCCTCGTGGCCCACTCGAAGGGCGGGCTGATCGGCAAGGCGATGCTGCGCGACCCGCGTTCTCAGGGGATGCTGATCGGCATGGTCGCCGTCGCGACCCCGTTCTCCGGATCGGTGCTGTGGGAGCGTGCCCAGGCGACCGCCGCGGTGCGCCGCTCCCCGCTCGGCCTCTTCCACCCGGCGAGCGCCGAACTGGCTGGCCTCGCCGTCGACGGCTCCGTCAACGCCCGGATCGTGTCGCTGCAGCCGAGCTTCGACCAGGTCGTGCCGAAAGGCTCGCACCTCGAGGGCGCCGTCAACGAGATGCTCCCGGTCGGCGGCCACTTCCGCTCGGTGCGCGACCCGGCGTCCTGGGCGGTGATCCACGCCCACGTGGATCGGCTGGGCGCGACCCGATCTTGA
- a CDS encoding long-chain-fatty-acid--CoA ligase yields the protein MSTSSLPAPWTKHYQPGVPAEIELPTESLVGLYERSVAEGGDAVALEFFGKETTYTSLGDQISRAAEGLRGLGVKAGDRVALILPNCPQHVVAFYAVLRLGAIVVEHNPLYTARELRHLFEDHGARVVIAWDVAVAKLREQPADITLDAIVAVNLLQAFPTVKRLALSLPVKKLRQTRDRLTQPARDTISWEKLLSSPPIDPGHPRPTVDDVAVVQYTSGTTGQPKGAILTHSNLFSNARQGEAWMHGAQYRRETFYAILPMFHAFGMTLFLTYGILKQARLVLFPQFDVDMVLDAAKKHPPTVYCAVPPIYEATAKRAKERGISLRTAKYCISGAMSLPNSTVELWESVSGGLLVEGYGMTEASPVCLGNPFAASRRTGTIGVPFPSTWMKVVDPEDPTREVAQGERGELLIHGPQVFHGYWHNEVETEKTLLPGRWLRTGDIVTVDEDGFTSIVDRVKELIITGGFNVAPSEVEAVLLTHPGVRDVAVVGLPNEEVGGERVIAAITPEPGTTLTHADLRAWCKERLTGYKVPRDFYLIDELPKSMLGKVLRKQVRDDLAALSPLPH from the coding sequence ATGAGTACATCGTCCCTACCCGCACCCTGGACCAAGCACTATCAGCCCGGGGTCCCCGCCGAGATCGAACTGCCCACCGAATCACTTGTCGGGCTCTACGAAAGATCTGTGGCGGAGGGAGGCGACGCGGTCGCGCTTGAGTTCTTCGGCAAGGAGACGACCTACACCTCCCTCGGCGATCAGATCTCCCGCGCGGCGGAAGGGCTGCGTGGGCTCGGCGTCAAGGCGGGCGACCGGGTCGCGCTGATCCTGCCCAACTGCCCCCAGCATGTCGTCGCGTTCTACGCGGTGCTGCGCCTTGGCGCGATCGTGGTCGAGCACAACCCGCTCTACACGGCCCGCGAACTGCGCCACCTCTTCGAGGACCACGGCGCGCGCGTCGTCATCGCGTGGGACGTGGCCGTCGCCAAGCTGCGCGAACAGCCCGCCGACATCACCCTCGACGCCATCGTGGCGGTCAACCTGCTGCAGGCGTTCCCCACCGTCAAGCGCCTGGCGCTCAGCCTCCCCGTCAAGAAGCTTCGCCAGACCCGCGACAGGCTCACCCAGCCCGCGCGCGACACCATCAGTTGGGAGAAGCTGCTCAGCAGCCCGCCGATCGACCCTGGCCACCCGCGCCCGACGGTCGACGACGTCGCGGTCGTCCAGTACACCTCCGGCACCACCGGCCAGCCGAAGGGCGCGATCCTCACGCACTCCAACCTGTTCTCCAACGCCCGCCAGGGCGAGGCGTGGATGCACGGCGCGCAGTATCGCAGGGAGACGTTCTACGCGATCCTGCCGATGTTCCACGCGTTCGGCATGACGCTCTTCCTGACCTACGGCATCCTCAAGCAGGCCCGCCTGGTGCTCTTCCCGCAGTTCGACGTCGACATGGTGCTCGACGCGGCCAAGAAGCACCCGCCGACGGTGTACTGCGCCGTGCCTCCGATCTACGAGGCGACGGCGAAGCGCGCAAAGGAACGCGGCATCTCGCTTCGCACGGCCAAGTACTGCATCTCCGGCGCGATGTCGCTGCCCAACTCCACCGTCGAACTGTGGGAGTCGGTCTCCGGCGGGCTGCTCGTCGAGGGGTACGGCATGACCGAGGCATCGCCGGTGTGCCTCGGCAACCCGTTCGCGGCGTCGCGCCGGACGGGCACCATCGGCGTCCCGTTCCCCAGCACCTGGATGAAGGTCGTCGACCCGGAGGACCCGACCCGCGAGGTCGCGCAGGGCGAGCGCGGCGAACTCCTCATCCACGGCCCGCAGGTGTTCCATGGCTACTGGCACAACGAGGTGGAGACAGAGAAGACCCTGCTGCCAGGGCGCTGGCTGCGCACCGGCGACATCGTCACGGTCGACGAGGACGGCTTCACCTCGATCGTCGACCGGGTCAAGGAACTGATCATCACCGGCGGCTTCAACGTCGCGCCCTCCGAGGTCGAGGCCGTCCTGCTCACGCACCCAGGGGTGCGCGACGTCGCTGTGGTCGGACTTCCCAACGAGGAGGTCGGGGGCGAGCGCGTCATCGCCGCCATCACCCCGGAGCCCGGCACGACTCTGACCCACGCCGACCTGCGCGCCTGGTGCAAGGAGCGGCTGACCGGATACAAGGTGCCGCGCGACTTCTACCTCATCGACGAACTGCCCAAGTCGATGCTCGGGAAGGTGCTGCGCAAGCAGGTCCGCGACGACCTCGCCGCCCTGTCGCCCCTGCCTCACTAG
- a CDS encoding GNAT family N-acetyltransferase: MSDLLIRPARPGDHPVAAAVCATLGRPAWPERAFEERVDRLALVATHEGRVVGFAKTHRHLEADGVAPAGHYLGGVVVADQWRRRGIGLLLTRDRLDWIAHRASEAFYFTNEHNAASIALHDRFGFRFVTALPTIRGVSADDGHALIRLYRSALAAPGRRPEMMAP, encoded by the coding sequence GTGAGCGATCTCCTCATCCGCCCAGCCCGGCCCGGCGATCACCCGGTGGCGGCCGCCGTCTGTGCGACCCTGGGTCGCCCGGCCTGGCCGGAAAGGGCGTTCGAGGAGCGCGTCGACAGGCTCGCGTTGGTCGCCACGCACGAGGGTCGGGTGGTCGGGTTCGCCAAGACCCACCGCCACCTCGAGGCGGACGGCGTCGCGCCCGCAGGGCACTACCTCGGCGGCGTCGTCGTTGCGGACCAGTGGCGGCGCCGGGGCATCGGTCTCCTGTTGACGCGGGACCGTCTCGACTGGATCGCCCACCGCGCGTCGGAGGCGTTCTACTTCACCAACGAACACAACGCCGCCTCGATCGCGCTGCACGACCGGTTCGGCTTCCGGTTCGTCACGGCACTCCCGACGATCCGTGGCGTCAGCGCCGACGACGGCCATGCCCTCATCCGGCTCTACCGCTCGGCCCTCGCGGCGCCCGGGAGGCGACCTGAGATGATGGCCCCATGA